The proteins below are encoded in one region of Segatella copri:
- a CDS encoding murein L,D-transpeptidase catalytic domain-containing protein, whose translation MKKLLIILGILVLLVIGVLFVPPIYNRFTKPFLKNTVDAKEWYHQVDCENLTQVRDYCDRRGYSTDYYILVDFSIPSGKKRFFIYDLQRGKRLMSSYCMHGSGKGNTAAQPKFSNNPGSGCTSLGRYVMIGKGGMKFKNCVRLRGLDKSNYLAEARGILIHSAGKVTRFSGEKEYIPLGTESRGCFTVSRSCVEKVMQIYKESSKRRPILIYAKYK comes from the coding sequence ATGAAGAAGTTATTGATTATATTGGGAATACTGGTTCTGCTTGTCATCGGTGTTCTTTTCGTTCCACCTATTTATAATAGGTTCACAAAACCGTTTTTAAAGAATACGGTGGATGCTAAAGAGTGGTATCATCAGGTGGATTGTGAGAACCTGACACAAGTAAGAGACTATTGTGATAGACGGGGATACAGTACGGATTACTATATTCTGGTGGATTTCTCCATTCCATCTGGCAAAAAGAGATTCTTTATCTATGATTTGCAGCGTGGCAAAAGACTGATGAGCAGCTATTGCATGCATGGAAGTGGTAAGGGAAATACAGCAGCCCAACCAAAGTTTAGCAATAACCCTGGAAGTGGATGCACGAGTCTTGGAAGATATGTCATGATAGGAAAAGGTGGAATGAAGTTCAAGAACTGCGTTCGCCTTCGAGGGCTCGACAAGAGCAATTATCTGGCAGAAGCCCGTGGTATCCTGATTCATTCTGCAGGCAAGGTGACAAGGTTCTCCGGTGAAAAGGAGTATATTCCGCTGGGGACAGAGAGCCGTGGCTGCTTTACTGTATCAAGGAGCTGCGTGGAGAAAGTGATGCAGATATACAAGGAATCTTCCAAGAGAAGACCTATATTGATTTATGCAAAATACAAATAA
- a CDS encoding copper resistance protein NlpE, which translates to MKKKLVLTAAVIAALSVVSCNGKKTNSQGADQDSLSYAENDSLNSNDVILDSIAGTYEGTLPAADCPGIKTVLTLNADSTYQYSADYLERKDGHDEASGIFKVLANNVVEITRPSSGETSYYKVKDANSLIMTDSLGNEPEGAMAKHYVLTKKR; encoded by the coding sequence ATGAAAAAGAAATTAGTTTTGACAGCAGCCGTCATCGCTGCATTGTCAGTTGTCTCCTGCAATGGCAAGAAGACAAATAGCCAGGGGGCTGACCAAGATAGCCTCAGTTATGCTGAAAATGATTCGCTCAATTCCAACGATGTCATTCTCGATTCCATCGCCGGCACCTACGAGGGAACTCTCCCTGCTGCCGACTGTCCGGGCATCAAGACCGTTTTGACGCTCAACGCCGACAGCACCTACCAGTACTCAGCCGACTATCTGGAGCGCAAGGATGGTCACGACGAAGCGAGCGGTATCTTCAAGGTATTGGCTAACAACGTGGTAGAAATCACTCGTCCATCGAGCGGCGAGACATCTTACTATAAGGTAAAGGATGCCAACAGTCTCATCATGACCGATTCGCTGGGCAATGAGCCTGAAGGCGCCATGGCTAAGCACTATGTGCTGACTAAGAAAAGGTAA
- a CDS encoding lysylphosphatidylglycerol synthase transmembrane domain-containing protein, whose translation MKKWHLWLAASIGLVVIVGMMIREFDVEVLSRIDLSPRFFLGVVMGVLLFAVQNLMLTLRFRHLCQRKLSVAEAFRINVLCEFTSAVTPSAVGGSGLAFVYLNREGVSMGRSIFTMFAALLADEAFLAISCVLLYFCVPSHLLFSLADGVGISVDATNEWIKGGVQVIFIVSTLIVAVWTAILYLLLLHRPQILGWVLKGCCKIPFLRRFLPKVEKFSEEMTMASEEAKLEGGRFWLQLMGYTSLAWLSRFAIVVAILIAFHCQGNMLVAWCRQWVMWMISILSPTPGGSGVAELMFRLYYADFLPDASVAILAAMLWRAIFYYPFLVMGTLVLPKWIARN comes from the coding sequence ATGAAAAAATGGCATTTATGGTTGGCGGCTTCCATCGGACTGGTGGTCATCGTTGGAATGATGATTCGGGAGTTTGATGTGGAAGTTCTGAGCAGGATAGATTTGTCTCCCAGGTTCTTTCTGGGGGTAGTAATGGGCGTGTTGCTCTTTGCGGTCCAGAATCTGATGCTCACCCTCCGTTTCCGTCATCTCTGCCAGCGTAAGTTATCCGTAGCCGAGGCGTTCCGCATCAATGTACTTTGCGAGTTTACTTCTGCCGTCACTCCTTCGGCGGTGGGGGGAAGTGGATTGGCTTTTGTCTATCTCAATCGCGAGGGAGTTTCTATGGGCAGAAGTATCTTCACCATGTTTGCAGCCCTGCTGGCTGATGAGGCTTTTCTTGCCATCAGTTGCGTGTTGCTCTATTTCTGTGTTCCATCGCATCTCTTGTTCAGCTTGGCTGATGGAGTGGGGATTTCTGTGGATGCTACGAACGAATGGATTAAGGGCGGAGTGCAGGTTATCTTCATCGTCAGCACCCTTATCGTTGCTGTCTGGACGGCCATCCTCTACCTCTTGTTGTTGCATCGTCCTCAGATTCTGGGCTGGGTATTGAAGGGATGCTGCAAGATTCCTTTCCTTCGCAGATTCCTGCCCAAGGTAGAGAAGTTTTCCGAGGAGATGACGATGGCTTCGGAGGAGGCAAAGCTGGAGGGCGGAAGATTCTGGCTGCAGCTGATGGGTTATACTTCCTTGGCGTGGCTGTCGAGATTCGCCATCGTGGTAGCTATTCTCATTGCCTTCCATTGTCAGGGCAACATGCTGGTGGCTTGGTGCCGCCAATGGGTGATGTGGATGATTTCCATTCTGAGTCCTACGCCTGGCGGAAGTGGCGTGGCAGAGTTGATGTTCCGCCTTTATTATGCTGATTTCCTGCCCGATGCCTCAGTAGCCATCCTTGCCGCCATGCTCTGGCGCGCCATCTTCTATTACCCTTTCCTGGTGATGGGCACCCTGGTCTTGCCGAAATGGATTGCTAGAAACTGA
- a CDS encoding aspartate-semialdehyde dehydrogenase has protein sequence MKVAIVGASGAVGQEFLRILAERNFPMDDLVLFGSERSAGRKYNFKGKDYEVKLLQHNDDFKDVDIAFTSAGGGTSEEFAETITKYGAVMIDNSSAFRMCDDVPLVVPEVNAEDALNRPRNIIANPNCTTIMMVVVLKPIDNLSHIKKIHISSYQSASGAGAAAMAELEQQYKDIIETGKTEHINKFPHQLAYNVIPQIDKMTPNDYTKEEMKMYNETRKIMHSDVRTSATCVRVSSLRSHSESVWFETEKPLAVEDIRKALEAAPGVTVKDDAQNYVYPMPLESAGKDDVYVGRIRKDLADDNGNTLWLTGDQIRKGAALNAVQIAEYLIKVGNVK, from the coding sequence ATGAAAGTAGCAATTGTTGGTGCAAGTGGCGCAGTAGGACAGGAATTCCTGCGTATCCTTGCTGAGAGAAATTTCCCTATGGATGATTTGGTGTTGTTTGGTTCTGAGCGTTCTGCCGGACGAAAATACAACTTCAAGGGAAAGGACTATGAGGTCAAACTTTTGCAGCATAACGATGACTTTAAAGATGTCGATATTGCTTTCACATCTGCTGGTGGCGGCACTTCAGAGGAGTTTGCCGAGACTATCACCAAGTATGGTGCCGTGATGATTGATAACTCTAGCGCATTCCGTATGTGCGACGACGTGCCTCTGGTTGTGCCTGAGGTAAATGCTGAGGATGCCCTGAACCGCCCTCGCAACATCATCGCCAACCCTAACTGTACCACCATCATGATGGTAGTAGTGTTGAAGCCTATCGATAACTTGAGCCATATCAAGAAGATTCATATCTCTTCTTACCAGAGTGCTTCAGGTGCTGGTGCTGCTGCCATGGCTGAACTTGAGCAGCAGTATAAGGATATCATCGAGACTGGTAAGACTGAGCATATCAATAAGTTCCCTCATCAGTTGGCATATAATGTCATTCCACAGATTGACAAGATGACTCCTAACGATTACACCAAGGAGGAGATGAAGATGTATAACGAGACCCGCAAGATTATGCACTCTGATGTTCGCACCAGTGCTACCTGCGTTCGCGTTTCTTCACTCCGTTCTCACTCAGAGAGTGTTTGGTTCGAGACAGAGAAGCCATTGGCTGTAGAGGACATCCGCAAGGCTTTGGAGGCTGCTCCAGGCGTAACTGTAAAGGATGATGCCCAGAACTACGTTTATCCAATGCCATTGGAGAGTGCCGGTAAGGACGATGTATATGTAGGTCGTATCCGCAAGGATTTGGCTGATGACAATGGTAACACATTGTGGTTGACTGGCGACCAGATTCGTAAGGGTGCTGCCCTGAACGCTGTTCAGATTGCTGAGTACTTGATTAAGGTGGGCAACGTAAAGTAA
- a CDS encoding carboxylesterase/lipase family protein produces the protein MKKLLLSIAFLLPGMGMMAQTQVTTAEGILEGKDLSGITVFKGIPFAAPPVGNLRWKAPQPVQKWQGVREAKEFGPNPMQEPLFGDMNFGTKTNSEDCLYLNIWTPAKTMKEHLPVLIYFNGGGLMAGSGSEPRYAGDAMARKGIISITANYREGIFGFFAHPQLSKETSYKGSGNYGFMDQVAAIQWVKDNIEAFGGDPNRITIVGESAGSMSVSALMASPLCQGLFAQAMGSSGSVMGFKKVATLKEAEEEGVQLAQKIAEKMGKKNGKKVGKKVGMKNLNELRALPAEELMKLAGVRAVPVYNIDGYFMKEQPVEVFAKGEQTKVPLLIGGNNQEMTPLAVLMGKQPTVENLKAGAKATFGEENIEELFRLYGINRDKDVLEQPGVNLASDIFLDYSTWKWGNMHKLTGGQPVYRYRYCHPRPAMAIKGKVAALAGGVVDAKEDAAPAPQDKGAVHSADIEYAMGTLPTNRVFNWQPEDYMISDIFSQYYVNFVKTGNPNGLGLPEWPSTNGKAVAPVLQIDVNTVVKTDAQMEKRYDFIDKLFWKKK, from the coding sequence ATGAAAAAACTACTCTTATCCATCGCCTTTCTGCTCCCTGGTATGGGAATGATGGCGCAGACTCAGGTAACGACTGCCGAAGGTATCCTCGAAGGAAAAGACCTCTCAGGCATCACAGTATTCAAGGGTATTCCGTTCGCTGCCCCTCCGGTAGGAAATCTCCGCTGGAAGGCTCCGCAGCCTGTACAGAAATGGCAGGGCGTTCGCGAGGCCAAGGAGTTCGGACCTAACCCGATGCAGGAACCTCTCTTCGGCGATATGAACTTCGGTACAAAGACCAACAGCGAGGATTGCCTCTACCTTAATATATGGACACCGGCAAAGACCATGAAGGAGCATCTGCCGGTACTCATTTATTTCAACGGCGGAGGACTGATGGCGGGTAGCGGAAGCGAACCTCGATATGCGGGCGATGCGATGGCACGCAAGGGCATCATCTCCATCACAGCCAACTATCGTGAGGGCATCTTCGGATTCTTCGCCCACCCACAGCTCTCTAAGGAAACATCCTACAAGGGTTCCGGCAACTATGGATTCATGGACCAGGTGGCTGCCATCCAGTGGGTAAAGGATAACATCGAGGCTTTCGGCGGCGACCCTAACCGCATCACCATCGTAGGCGAATCGGCAGGTTCCATGTCGGTCAGCGCCCTGATGGCTTCCCCTCTCTGTCAGGGACTCTTTGCCCAGGCAATGGGTTCCAGTGGTTCGGTGATGGGATTCAAGAAGGTGGCTACGCTGAAGGAGGCCGAGGAGGAAGGCGTGCAGCTTGCCCAGAAAATAGCCGAGAAGATGGGTAAGAAAAACGGCAAGAAGGTGGGAAAGAAGGTCGGAATGAAGAACCTCAACGAACTTCGTGCCCTCCCTGCCGAGGAACTGATGAAGCTGGCGGGCGTAAGAGCGGTTCCGGTCTATAATATCGACGGATATTTTATGAAAGAACAGCCTGTAGAGGTATTTGCCAAGGGCGAGCAGACCAAGGTGCCTCTGCTCATTGGCGGCAACAACCAGGAGATGACTCCATTGGCGGTATTGATGGGCAAGCAGCCAACCGTTGAGAATCTGAAAGCTGGCGCCAAGGCTACTTTCGGAGAAGAGAACATCGAAGAACTCTTCCGCCTCTACGGCATCAACAGAGATAAGGATGTATTGGAGCAGCCGGGCGTGAACCTAGCTTCGGATATCTTCCTCGATTATTCTACATGGAAATGGGGCAACATGCACAAGCTGACCGGCGGACAGCCTGTTTACCGCTACCGCTATTGCCATCCTCGTCCTGCAATGGCCATCAAGGGTAAGGTGGCTGCATTGGCAGGTGGCGTGGTAGATGCCAAGGAAGATGCGGCTCCTGCGCCACAAGACAAGGGAGCCGTTCATTCTGCCGACATCGAGTATGCAATGGGTACATTGCCAACCAACCGCGTGTTCAACTGGCAGCCGGAGGATTATATGATCAGCGACATCTTCAGCCAGTATTACGTCAATTTCGTAAAGACCGGCAATCCGAATGGTCTGGGTCTGCCCGAGTGGCCATCCACCAACGGCAAGGCAGTAGCCCCTGTGCTTCAGATAGACGTGAATACCGTCGTAAAAACTGATGCCCAGATGGAGAAGCGCTATGATTTCATAGACAAACTGTTTTGGAAGAAGAAATAA
- a CDS encoding TerC family protein: protein MEHVFTESMFLVGFVIFIAAILVLDMLVIDRKAHVVSIKEAGSWTAVWIILALAFAVFIYFHGDMVHGIENFDDLKLIASRYASHLKLDPNDYEGSLQQYRHYMTISYISGYLIEKTLSVDNLFVMMMIFTSFGVDKKDYQHVLNWGILGAIVLRFVFIFAGAALISRFAWILLVFGGFLVYSGAKMFLNRNKKEEINALEHPVVKFMQKRLHLGPLVMTVVFIEFCDLIFAFDSIPAVFSVSLDPFVVFFSNIFAILGLRALFFLLAAIADKFRYLKVGVSVLLVFIGVKMLIHDFFEIDAVSSLVFIILVLLVSIGASVVIPQKQEALENTK, encoded by the coding sequence ATGGAACATGTTTTTACTGAATCGATGTTTTTGGTGGGATTCGTGATTTTCATCGCCGCCATACTCGTATTAGACATGCTGGTCATCGACCGAAAGGCACATGTGGTGTCTATCAAGGAAGCCGGTTCATGGACGGCTGTATGGATTATTCTCGCGCTCGCCTTCGCCGTATTCATCTATTTCCATGGTGACATGGTACACGGCATAGAGAACTTCGACGACCTGAAGCTGATAGCCTCGCGCTATGCTTCGCATCTCAAACTGGACCCGAACGACTATGAGGGGAGTCTGCAGCAATACCGGCACTATATGACTATCTCCTACATCTCGGGTTATCTGATAGAGAAAACGCTCTCGGTAGATAATCTCTTCGTGATGATGATGATTTTCACCTCGTTCGGAGTAGACAAGAAAGATTACCAGCACGTACTGAACTGGGGTATCCTGGGAGCCATCGTGCTGCGCTTCGTCTTCATCTTCGCGGGTGCTGCGCTCATCAGCCGGTTCGCCTGGATATTGCTCGTATTCGGAGGATTCCTGGTTTACAGCGGTGCCAAGATGTTCCTCAACAGAAACAAGAAGGAGGAAATCAATGCCTTGGAGCATCCGGTAGTGAAGTTCATGCAGAAGCGCCTGCATCTGGGTCCGCTGGTGATGACGGTGGTGTTCATCGAGTTCTGCGACTTGATTTTCGCCTTCGACAGCATCCCAGCCGTATTCTCGGTATCGCTCGACCCGTTCGTGGTGTTCTTCTCGAATATCTTCGCCATCCTGGGCTTGCGTGCCCTCTTCTTCCTGCTGGCAGCGATAGCCGATAAGTTCCGCTATCTGAAGGTGGGTGTGAGTGTGCTGCTGGTGTTCATCGGTGTGAAGATGCTCATCCACGATTTCTTCGAGATTGATGCAGTCAGTTCGCTGGTATTCATCATCCTCGTACTGCTCGTCAGCATCGGGGCTTCGGTGGTGATTCCGCAGAAACAGGAAGCGTTGGAAAATACGAAATAA
- a CDS encoding C-GCAxxG-C-C family protein, producing the protein MMNEQKILTPELEVRVHQAVDNFMQGYGCCQSVVAAFADLYGLDDEMAKRIGAGFGGGVGRMRMMCGAVSGIVVLVGLDCGQTEGDDREGKSACYKVVQDLLAKSKEQNGSIICAEILGLKGHEKAQSSYVASARTAEYYKSRPCAAKVESAARIFAEYLMEKK; encoded by the coding sequence ATGATGAATGAACAGAAAATATTGACTCCAGAGTTGGAGGTGCGTGTTCACCAGGCTGTGGATAACTTTATGCAGGGCTATGGCTGCTGCCAGTCGGTAGTGGCAGCCTTTGCCGATTTATATGGTCTTGATGATGAGATGGCGAAGCGCATTGGTGCCGGCTTCGGTGGTGGAGTAGGCAGAATGAGAATGATGTGCGGTGCTGTTTCGGGCATCGTGGTGCTCGTTGGCTTGGATTGCGGACAGACCGAGGGGGATGACCGTGAGGGCAAGTCGGCATGCTATAAGGTGGTGCAGGATTTGCTCGCCAAATCGAAGGAACAGAACGGCAGCATCATCTGTGCCGAAATCCTCGGTTTGAAGGGCCACGAGAAAGCGCAGTCCAGCTATGTGGCTTCGGCAAGAACGGCAGAATATTACAAGTCTCGCCCTTGCGCAGCCAAAGTAGAGAGTGCTGCAAGAATCTTCGCAGAATATCTGATGGAGAAAAAATAA
- a CDS encoding AAA family ATPase yields MLERFKQLLGEMNRGIYEKETEISLSLLAALAGESIILLGPPGVAKSMVARQLKTAFWEAQSFEYLMSRFSTPDEIFGPVSIQKLKTSDTYERAVEGYLPTADVVFLDEIWKAGPAIQNTLLTVINEKIFRNGNREMHLPLKLLVAASNELPAKGEGLEALWDRFVIRIESRPIKLEKNFRAMLLEVKSEERGVKKQSSAAEGKANSNAITAEEYAEWTERIDKIGVKIEVLDAISAIRKSLRAVNVDEAAERRNIYVSDRRWKNIVRLLRTSAFMQDREEVDICDLLPIYHCLWQEPEERDAIRNIVIRALFSPFADKLVEMKNALAEDIKYHRVRRNPEDGRDYEGEIENLSDGLSSLERQLGENLFASADDKAEISAYLRDFYKELAFTRQDTMKLYEV; encoded by the coding sequence ATGCTTGAAAGATTCAAACAATTACTCGGTGAGATGAACCGGGGCATTTATGAGAAGGAGACGGAGATATCGCTCTCGCTCCTGGCTGCTCTGGCAGGTGAGAGTATCATCCTGCTGGGACCTCCGGGTGTGGCAAAGAGTATGGTGGCCAGACAGTTGAAGACGGCATTCTGGGAGGCTCAGAGCTTTGAGTATCTGATGTCGCGATTCTCTACACCCGATGAAATCTTCGGTCCGGTGAGCATTCAGAAACTGAAGACTTCGGATACTTACGAGCGTGCGGTGGAGGGTTATCTGCCTACTGCCGATGTGGTTTTCCTGGATGAAATCTGGAAGGCGGGTCCTGCTATCCAGAACACGCTCCTTACGGTGATTAACGAGAAAATCTTCAGAAACGGCAATCGGGAAATGCATCTTCCTCTGAAACTTCTCGTGGCTGCAAGCAATGAGTTGCCGGCTAAGGGAGAAGGACTGGAGGCGCTCTGGGACCGATTCGTCATCAGAATAGAGAGTAGACCGATAAAACTGGAGAAGAATTTCCGGGCGATGCTCTTGGAAGTGAAGAGTGAAGAACGAGGAGTGAAAAAACAAAGTTCGGCGGCCGAAGGAAAAGCGAATTCAAATGCTATTACTGCTGAGGAGTATGCAGAATGGACGGAGCGTATCGATAAGATTGGCGTGAAAATCGAGGTGCTCGATGCAATTTCCGCTATCCGTAAATCTCTGAGAGCCGTGAATGTGGATGAGGCTGCCGAGCGCAGAAACATCTATGTGAGTGACCGCCGATGGAAGAATATTGTCCGCCTGCTTCGCACTTCAGCCTTTATGCAGGATAGGGAAGAGGTGGATATCTGCGATTTGCTGCCTATCTACCATTGTCTGTGGCAGGAACCGGAAGAGCGGGATGCTATCCGAAACATCGTGATTCGTGCCCTCTTTTCTCCTTTTGCAGACAAACTCGTGGAGATGAAGAATGCGCTTGCTGAGGACATCAAATATCATCGTGTACGCAGGAATCCGGAGGATGGAAGGGATTACGAGGGAGAGATAGAAAACCTTTCGGATGGCTTGAGCTCGCTGGAAAGGCAGTTGGGCGAGAATCTCTTCGCATCTGCTGATGATAAGGCGGAAATATCGGCTTATCTCCGTGATTTCTATAAGGAGCTGGCATTTACCCGTCAGGATACGATGAAACTTTATGAGGTTTAA
- a CDS encoding vWA domain-containing protein, whose product MKYQNNKDLAEAQYYLKMLDDFCKSGQVKIPDPTGTAMPWNLKEDPLKDYLIHLFTLKVTMEETGEEVQKFVRQVVNSKIKSKVFYDSVGKFIVECVHHMRFQRQRAWTESHRADDVLDWAPFKRMDEQVWLPLLDQLEQEHAEDGFDKPFFLKLMTGDGASKPENWERLVRDWKVCIEHQVLNKLKDFISLRQNNFETGLVRMMDQITRNMKTKGVSEQRAVQAWELMTNGWTETEFERRLNQVKIQDKYPEIKEIVAKMGRVADANGKDRLTIASGVEMKMEHSAGSDIEGITVGDDLNSLLPLELAQYSDEDMEGLFIYKYRTRRLQTFRYKSEMSKPSRKLGFTHASRKGPMIVCLDTSASMYGTPERISSTLISLLEETAEELERDCFLIDFSVSTRAIDLMAKRKAERLKRIGITMMESAEADAAPSDGDGQAHTGRGIRRQPTTTHLPFIGGGTSAKKMMTQMFDLLDNDGLHYVNADVLWITDFLIPDPPQQLLSRFRECKETGTRFYGIRIVRDDDKEPNSWKEYFNQIYTIRYRPLRRY is encoded by the coding sequence ATGAAATACCAGAATAACAAGGACTTGGCGGAGGCACAGTATTATCTGAAAATGCTGGATGACTTCTGCAAGTCGGGACAGGTGAAGATTCCTGATCCGACAGGCACCGCCATGCCTTGGAATTTGAAGGAAGACCCGCTGAAGGATTATCTCATTCATCTCTTTACCCTGAAAGTAACCATGGAAGAAACTGGCGAAGAGGTGCAGAAATTCGTGCGACAGGTGGTGAACAGCAAGATTAAGAGCAAGGTGTTCTATGATAGTGTGGGAAAATTCATCGTGGAATGCGTCCATCACATGCGGTTCCAGCGCCAGCGTGCCTGGACCGAGAGTCATCGGGCAGATGATGTGCTCGATTGGGCTCCCTTCAAGCGGATGGATGAACAGGTGTGGCTCCCTTTGCTCGACCAGCTGGAACAGGAACATGCTGAAGATGGGTTCGATAAGCCTTTCTTCCTCAAGCTGATGACAGGAGACGGGGCTTCGAAACCCGAAAACTGGGAAAGGCTGGTAAGAGACTGGAAGGTCTGCATCGAACATCAGGTATTGAACAAGCTGAAGGACTTCATCTCGCTCCGTCAGAACAACTTCGAAACAGGACTGGTGCGCATGATGGACCAGATAACCCGCAACATGAAGACGAAGGGCGTTTCAGAACAGCGCGCCGTACAAGCCTGGGAACTGATGACGAACGGATGGACTGAAACGGAGTTTGAACGCCGTCTGAACCAGGTGAAGATTCAGGATAAATACCCCGAAATCAAGGAAATTGTGGCGAAGATGGGACGAGTAGCCGATGCCAACGGCAAAGACCGGCTCACCATTGCATCGGGCGTAGAGATGAAGATGGAGCATTCAGCGGGTAGCGATATCGAGGGCATTACCGTGGGCGATGATCTCAACTCCCTTCTCCCCCTCGAACTGGCACAGTACAGTGACGAGGATATGGAGGGCCTCTTTATCTATAAGTATCGCACGCGAAGACTCCAGACCTTCCGTTATAAGAGCGAAATGTCGAAACCATCCCGCAAACTCGGCTTTACCCATGCCTCCCGCAAGGGTCCGATGATCGTCTGTCTGGACACCTCAGCCAGTATGTATGGCACGCCCGAAAGGATATCCTCAACACTCATCTCTCTGCTGGAAGAAACGGCAGAAGAACTGGAGCGAGACTGCTTCCTGATAGATTTCTCCGTCAGTACCCGTGCCATCGACCTGATGGCGAAGCGCAAGGCAGAGCGCCTGAAGAGAATAGGAATCACTATGATGGAATCAGCCGAAGCAGATGCAGCTCCGTCCGACGGAGACGGGCAGGCGCATACCGGGCGAGGCATCCGGCGGCAGCCTACCACAACCCACCTTCCATTTATCGGAGGCGGAACATCGGCAAAGAAGATGATGACCCAGATGTTCGACCTTCTCGACAACGACGGACTCCATTACGTGAATGCCGATGTGCTTTGGATTACCGACTTCCTGATTCCAGATCCGCCACAGCAGCTGTTGTCGAGATTCCGGGAATGCAAGGAGACGGGTACCCGATTCTATGGCATCCGCATCGTGCGTGATGATGACAAGGAGCCGAACAGCTGGAAGGAGTACTTCAATCAGATTTATACCATCCGGTACCGCCCGCTGCGAAGATATTAA
- a CDS encoding L-fucose/L-arabinose isomerase family protein, with the protein MVSNNIPQVKLGIIAVSRDCFPIALSTQRRENIVKEYKGEIFNCQTTVENEKDMLKALGEVKGQGCNALVVFLGNFGPETPETLIAKNFDGPCMFVAAAEGDGDMINGRGDAYCGMLNCSYNLGMRHLKGYIPEYPVGTAEDVAKMIQDFVPVARVIIGLKGLKIITFGPRPQDFFACNAPIKGLYELGVEIEENSELDLLVAYKEHENDPRIDEVCADMAKEMGEGCYYPDLSRRMAQFELTLLDWAEAHKGSRQYVAFADKCWPAFPSQFGFEPCYVNSRLVSRGIPVACEVDIYGALSEYIGMCASDDTVTLLDINNSVPQYIYDEDIKGKYDYKLTDTFMGFHCGNTPQCKMCSSRKIKYQLIQNRLLENGGKPDFTRGTLEGDIAASDITFYRLQCDSEGNLRSYIAEGEVLDVPTRSFGGIGIFAINEMGRFYRHVLIQKGYPHHGAVAFSHVGKTLFEVFKYLGIQDIAYNQPASLPYPTENPWK; encoded by the coding sequence ATGGTAAGCAACAACATTCCACAAGTAAAGCTCGGTATTATTGCCGTTAGCCGTGACTGTTTTCCAATCGCGCTTTCTACTCAGCGCCGTGAGAACATCGTAAAAGAGTACAAGGGTGAAATTTTCAACTGCCAGACTACAGTTGAGAACGAGAAAGATATGCTCAAGGCTTTGGGCGAAGTGAAAGGGCAGGGCTGCAACGCTTTGGTTGTATTCCTCGGTAACTTCGGTCCTGAGACTCCTGAGACTTTGATTGCAAAGAACTTCGATGGTCCTTGTATGTTTGTTGCAGCTGCAGAGGGTGACGGCGACATGATCAACGGTCGTGGCGACGCTTACTGCGGTATGCTCAACTGCTCTTACAACCTCGGCATGCGCCACCTAAAGGGTTACATCCCTGAGTATCCTGTAGGTACAGCAGAGGACGTAGCTAAGATGATTCAGGACTTCGTACCAGTAGCTCGCGTTATCATCGGTTTGAAGGGCTTGAAGATTATCACCTTCGGTCCACGTCCACAGGATTTCTTCGCTTGCAACGCTCCTATCAAGGGCTTGTACGAACTCGGTGTTGAGATTGAGGAGAACTCAGAGCTCGACCTTCTCGTAGCTTACAAGGAGCACGAGAACGACCCACGTATCGATGAGGTTTGCGCTGATATGGCCAAGGAGATGGGCGAAGGCTGCTACTATCCTGACCTCAGCCGCAGAATGGCACAGTTTGAGTTGACATTGCTCGACTGGGCAGAGGCTCACAAGGGTTCTCGCCAGTATGTAGCATTCGCAGACAAGTGCTGGCCTGCATTCCCAAGCCAGTTCGGTTTCGAGCCTTGCTATGTAAACAGCCGTCTCGTTAGCCGTGGCATTCCTGTAGCTTGCGAGGTAGATATCTATGGTGCACTCTCTGAGTACATCGGTATGTGTGCTTCTGACGATACCGTTACATTGCTCGATATCAACAACTCAGTTCCTCAGTATATCTATGATGAGGACATCAAGGGCAAGTACGATTATAAGTTGACTGATACCTTCATGGGCTTCCACTGCGGTAACACTCCACAGTGCAAGATGTGCTCTAGCCGTAAGATTAAGTATCAGCTCATCCAGAACCGTTTGTTGGAGAATGGTGGTAAACCAGACTTCACCCGTGGTACTTTGGAGGGTGATATCGCAGCTTCTGACATCACATTCTACCGTCTGCAGTGCGATTCTGAGGGTAACCTCCGCAGCTACATCGCAGAGGGTGAGGTTCTCGATGTTCCTACCCGTTCATTTGGTGGTATCGGTATCTTCGCCATCAACGAGATGGGCCGCTTCTATCGTCACGTACTGATTCAGAAGGGTTATCCACACCACGGAGCCGTAGCATTCTCTCACGTAGGTAAGACCTTGTTCGAGGTATTCAAGTATCTCGGCATCCAGGACATCGCTTACAACCAGCCAGCTAGTCTGCCTTACCCAACAGAGAATCCTTGGAAGTAA